One window from the genome of Marispirochaeta aestuarii encodes:
- a CDS encoding FadR/GntR family transcriptional regulator, whose product MADRQKIEHFKRINVEKPADIIIRQIRELILNGVYKAEERLPSERELAERFGVGRGHVREAIRRLEFYGVLRTGPQSGSYVTSLGIRALDGLFTNILDLEKEDFASLLDTREILEIHAAGLAAERATEEERETLSVTHRDFEERVRRGDDGLDEDLLFHIRIAGGSHSPVLRSLISIMTPEILSLTRGLEVAGGIRSREALREHAAILDAIISRDPRAAKKTMENHMKGSRVRGNIQER is encoded by the coding sequence ATGGCAGACAGGCAGAAGATTGAACATTTCAAACGGATCAATGTGGAGAAACCGGCGGATATCATTATCCGCCAGATCCGGGAACTGATCCTTAACGGCGTCTACAAAGCGGAGGAACGATTGCCCTCTGAGCGGGAATTGGCGGAACGCTTCGGAGTGGGGCGGGGACATGTGAGGGAGGCAATCCGTCGTCTGGAATTCTATGGAGTTCTAAGGACCGGTCCCCAGAGCGGAAGTTATGTTACCTCCCTGGGCATCAGAGCGCTGGACGGTCTTTTTACCAACATACTGGATCTGGAAAAGGAAGATTTTGCTTCACTGCTCGATACCAGGGAAATCCTGGAGATTCATGCAGCGGGACTCGCTGCTGAACGGGCGACCGAAGAAGAGCGTGAGACTCTGTCCGTAACTCATCGGGACTTTGAAGAGCGGGTTCGAAGAGGAGATGACGGTCTCGATGAGGATCTGCTGTTTCACATACGCATTGCCGGCGGCAGTCACAGCCCTGTTCTGCGATCCCTGATCAGTATTATGACGCCGGAAATACTCTCCCTTACCAGGGGACTGGAGGTGGCAGGGGGGATACGGAGCCGGGAAGCCCTGAGAGAACATGCGGCCATTCTCGATGCGATCATCTCCCGTGATCCCCGGGCCGCAAAGAAAACAATGGAAAATCATATGAAAGGGTCCCGGGTACGGGGCAATATACAGGAGAGATAG
- a CDS encoding iron-containing alcohol dehydrogenase, whose amino-acid sequence MAVTIINMPTRIYNGTGALEVLAEEGRRLGKKALIVTTGKDMENFGLLRKVTNRLEGTGVSASVFSAVTPNPKTSEIEAGVRAFLDEKCDFLVSLGGGSSIDAAKNISMCAANGASIHDFLPQGDKVGLEKRRAVPHIAIPTTAGTGSEATKTAVVSNERNRQKYGVRHDCIYPMVSIVDPELMLTVPKSVTVDTGIDVFFHAMEGYLSNKATRFSDMVALESMRLVREHLPRVYEDGSDLDSRATMAWASTLGGIALDNAICVGIHGLGQPAGGYVDAVHGKSLCAVYYSYMKYTWQSDIPRYAEVARILGGNDGAEREAELAAASADRLRAFIRPLGLEIRLRDLGIEESMIPAIAESVLNTTRRTLECCKMEIGYDDIVAIYKEAL is encoded by the coding sequence ATGGCAGTAACGATAATCAACATGCCGACCCGGATCTACAACGGAACAGGCGCCCTTGAAGTACTGGCGGAGGAGGGACGAAGGCTGGGAAAAAAAGCCCTGATCGTCACCACCGGAAAGGATATGGAGAATTTCGGGTTGCTTCGGAAGGTCACAAACCGGCTTGAAGGGACCGGGGTCTCCGCCTCGGTCTTCAGTGCCGTTACCCCAAATCCGAAGACCTCGGAAATAGAGGCGGGGGTCAGGGCTTTTCTGGATGAAAAATGCGATTTTCTTGTTTCCCTGGGTGGGGGTAGTTCCATTGACGCGGCCAAGAACATCTCCATGTGCGCAGCCAACGGGGCCTCGATTCACGACTTTCTGCCCCAGGGAGACAAGGTAGGTCTTGAAAAGCGGCGTGCGGTTCCCCACATCGCCATTCCCACAACAGCCGGTACCGGTTCCGAGGCAACAAAGACTGCCGTGGTCAGCAACGAGCGGAACCGCCAGAAGTACGGGGTCCGGCATGACTGTATCTACCCGATGGTCTCCATTGTTGACCCGGAGCTCATGCTGACGGTGCCGAAAAGCGTTACCGTCGACACCGGTATCGATGTCTTCTTCCACGCCATGGAGGGATACCTTTCAAACAAGGCGACCCGCTTCTCGGATATGGTCGCCCTTGAGTCCATGAGGCTGGTGCGGGAGCATCTCCCCCGGGTCTATGAGGACGGCTCGGACCTTGATTCCCGCGCAACCATGGCCTGGGCCAGTACCCTGGGAGGAATCGCCCTGGACAATGCTATCTGTGTGGGGATTCACGGCCTGGGGCAGCCGGCGGGAGGATACGTCGATGCGGTACATGGAAAAAGTCTCTGTGCCGTCTATTATTCCTATATGAAGTACACCTGGCAGTCGGACATCCCCCGCTATGCCGAGGTTGCGAGGATCCTTGGCGGAAACGACGGCGCAGAACGTGAAGCTGAACTTGCAGCAGCCTCCGCGGACCGTCTGCGGGCCTTTATTCGGCCCCTGGGTCTGGAGATCCGGCTTCGGGACCTGGGGATCGAAGAGTCGATGATTCCCGCCATTGCCGAATCGGTCCTCAATACTACCCGCAGGACCCTGGAATGCTGCAAGATGGAGATCGGTTACGACGATATAGTTGCCATCTACAAGGAAGCCCTCTGA